A part of Lactobacillus sp. ESL0700 genomic DNA contains:
- a CDS encoding MDR family MFS transporter has translation MTQEIKQISTKKRNLMMAVLLFGAFVALLAETFLNNALPTIMRAFGVSQSTAQWLTTAYLLVVGLMIPMSAWIFESFNMKQNYLTMMGIFFIGSIICVFAPNFYVLLTGRIIEAIAAGGLMPFIQNVILMMFPPEKRGMAMGITGLVIGFGPAVGPTISGLILKYSGWQMLFIILSVTSGIVAVCAIFAVQNITTPHMSTTDVISFLESIFGFGLILYALSEIGNTGKITLMLGLVLIVGIIIIYLFCLRQLHMKEPLLDIRVFKNLKFDLCTLLSTISNLAMVGIELVLPLYLQTTRGESALTSGLVMMPGALLMIICNPVSGTLYDKLGIKKLSLFGFAMLVIGTLPMLTFSTQTSLVVIGLCYALRMVGISFTMMTTFTAGINQVQANMTAHANAGSSTIRQIGGSLGTALAMLVVTLGSANAGVNNVAGLATGYHWGFILMLVFAVIGLIGSFGLPTAKEENK, from the coding sequence ATGACGCAAGAAATAAAACAAATTTCTACAAAAAAGCGAAATTTAATGATGGCGGTTCTGCTATTTGGAGCCTTTGTGGCACTGTTAGCAGAGACCTTCTTGAATAATGCCTTGCCAACAATTATGCGCGCCTTTGGTGTTAGCCAATCGACGGCGCAATGGCTGACGACAGCGTACTTATTGGTGGTTGGGCTAATGATTCCAATGTCGGCGTGGATTTTTGAATCATTTAATATGAAGCAAAATTATCTAACGATGATGGGTATTTTCTTCATTGGTTCTATAATTTGTGTTTTTGCACCTAATTTTTACGTTTTACTAACTGGGCGGATTATCGAGGCAATTGCAGCTGGCGGATTAATGCCATTTATTCAGAACGTAATTTTGATGATGTTCCCACCCGAAAAGCGGGGCATGGCAATGGGAATCACCGGCTTAGTCATTGGCTTTGGTCCCGCTGTTGGCCCGACAATTTCTGGGTTAATTTTAAAATATTCTGGCTGGCAGATGCTCTTTATCATTTTGAGTGTAACTAGCGGAATAGTGGCTGTTTGTGCAATTTTTGCGGTGCAAAATATTACTACTCCACACATGAGCACAACAGATGTGATTTCATTTTTAGAGTCGATTTTTGGGTTTGGCTTAATCCTGTATGCCTTGTCAGAAATCGGTAATACTGGCAAAATCACGCTGATGCTTGGTTTAGTCTTAATCGTGGGTATCATAATTATCTATCTCTTTTGTCTGCGGCAATTACACATGAAAGAGCCTTTGCTTGATATTCGGGTGTTTAAAAATCTTAAATTTGATTTATGTACCCTATTAAGCACAATCAGTAACTTAGCGATGGTCGGGATTGAATTGGTGCTGCCGCTATATTTACAAACAACGCGCGGTGAATCGGCTCTGACTTCTGGATTGGTAATGATGCCGGGAGCATTGCTAATGATTATTTGCAATCCGGTTTCAGGAACTTTGTATGATAAACTAGGGATCAAAAAGTTATCGTTATTTGGCTTTGCAATGCTGGTAATTGGAACCTTGCCAATGTTAACGTTCAGCACGCAAACTAGTTTGGTAGTAATCGGTCTGTGTTATGCATTGCGAATGGTCGGAATTTCCTTTACGATGATGACGACTTTCACTGCCGGAATTAATCAGGTACAAGCAAATATGACTGCTCATGCCAATGCAGGCTCATCAACAATCCGGCAAATTGGCGGGTCGCTGGGAACAGCTCTAGCAATGCTAGTTGTAACCTTGGGGTCAGCTAATGCTGGTGTGAACAACGTTGCGGGTTTGGCAACAGGCTATCATTGGGGCTTCATCCTGATGTTAGTCTTTGCGGTAATTGGTTTAATTGGCTCGTTTGGCTTGCCAACGGCTAAGGAAGAAAATAAATAA
- a CDS encoding MarR family transcriptional regulator, whose product MSDKLLNRLGPKIKIANTLIEKELNNHFASLFQNYSLTGAQISLLVYLYDSKGRTITQKEIADTFVLSHPTIRGIVKRLADNDFIQTAHLQSDQRQIVLTLSAAGFKLIDENITEIHAIMDKINGQIIAGLSIQDVKQLETFLNQIIANF is encoded by the coding sequence ATGTCTGATAAACTTTTAAATCGCTTAGGACCTAAGATAAAAATCGCCAACACACTAATTGAGAAGGAACTAAACAACCATTTTGCCAGTCTATTTCAAAATTATTCCTTAACTGGAGCGCAAATTTCGCTTTTGGTCTATTTATATGATTCCAAGGGCAGAACAATTACGCAAAAAGAAATCGCTGATACTTTTGTACTTAGCCACCCGACAATTCGCGGAATTGTAAAACGATTAGCAGATAATGATTTTATTCAAACAGCACATTTGCAGAGTGATCAACGGCAAATTGTACTGACCTTGTCGGCTGCTGGATTTAAACTAATTGATGAAAACATTACGGAAATTCATGCGATTATGGATAAAATCAATGGGCAAATTATCGCTGGCCTTAGTATTCAAGATGTTAAACAGTTAGAAACATTTTTAAATCAGATTATTGCTAACTTCTAA
- a CDS encoding FAD-dependent oxidoreductase has translation MNQLRDGIYQAQDMGHGGPIAVAVSVQNNKIAAVKIISESETRGIADKPLKELPDKIVQEQTYAVDAVSGASMTSAGIKNAVKKALEQAGTVDTTAKSDNEDSQTHSLETDVVIVGAGPSGLAAAVTAGEQGLKAVVFEKNGNIGGTGSMGMGPLGIDTQIQKDNFNDLSVEEAFNEHMNYTHYRVNAALVKKYFAKSAETIEWLQKMGVKFAGAFPYFKGANATWHIVQPEDGSQPGPAAASWMNKRMYERAQELGAKFYLTTPVKQLIKTGDRVTGVVAQSGNQAYEVKAKYVLVATGGFASNKEMLRDELGLHLNEDFFDFEVPGITGDGLQMMWQIGAQKDRTSENIETIFSLPHNIRYFHSDAGLRQPNLLINQNGDRFMNEAQMGNTTYTGNALMLQPGHYAYCIMDRQMLEQYKKTGVDIVNIVSPGNPFGGIDDEIVRAEKEHYEGIIAAKTIEELAQKLGIPKHKLAVTIGDYNEMCAEHQDLQFFKPAKYLRQLTGKGGFIVGKFYLYAYATLGGIRTDENMRVFGKNDQVIPGLYCSGQDANTIYGDSYNFTLPGNSMGFAINSGRMAVEAMSQEQGL, from the coding sequence ATGAATCAATTGCGTGATGGAATTTACCAAGCTCAGGATATGGGCCACGGTGGTCCAATAGCTGTTGCGGTCAGTGTTCAAAATAACAAAATCGCTGCAGTGAAAATAATTTCGGAATCGGAAACTAGGGGGATTGCGGATAAGCCGCTAAAGGAATTACCAGATAAAATTGTTCAGGAGCAAACTTATGCTGTTGATGCAGTAAGTGGTGCGTCAATGACTTCTGCTGGTATAAAAAACGCTGTTAAAAAAGCCTTGGAGCAAGCAGGCACAGTAGATACAACTGCCAAATCTGATAATGAAGATAGTCAAACACACAGTCTGGAAACTGATGTCGTCATTGTCGGCGCGGGTCCTTCAGGATTAGCAGCAGCTGTAACGGCTGGTGAGCAAGGACTAAAAGCAGTTGTCTTTGAAAAGAATGGCAACATAGGTGGCACAGGCAGTATGGGAATGGGGCCTTTAGGAATTGATACGCAAATTCAAAAGGATAACTTTAACGACTTGTCTGTCGAGGAAGCCTTTAATGAACACATGAATTACACTCATTATCGGGTAAATGCAGCCTTAGTTAAGAAGTATTTTGCAAAGTCAGCAGAAACAATTGAATGGCTGCAAAAAATGGGTGTTAAATTCGCGGGGGCGTTTCCGTATTTTAAAGGTGCTAACGCTACATGGCACATTGTTCAGCCAGAAGATGGTAGTCAGCCTGGGCCAGCCGCAGCATCGTGGATGAATAAGCGTATGTATGAAAGAGCGCAGGAATTAGGAGCCAAGTTTTACCTAACAACGCCAGTTAAGCAGTTGATTAAAACTGGCGACCGAGTTACAGGCGTCGTTGCTCAATCTGGCAATCAAGCATATGAAGTTAAAGCAAAGTACGTTTTAGTTGCGACTGGTGGTTTTGCTTCTAACAAAGAAATGCTTCGCGATGAATTAGGATTGCATCTTAATGAGGACTTCTTCGACTTTGAAGTTCCAGGAATTACGGGTGACGGCTTGCAAATGATGTGGCAAATAGGTGCGCAAAAAGACCGCACTTCAGAAAATATCGAGACCATTTTTTCCTTGCCACATAATATCCGTTACTTCCACAGTGATGCGGGATTACGTCAACCCAACTTATTAATCAACCAAAATGGTGATCGCTTTATGAATGAAGCGCAAATGGGTAATACCACATATACAGGTAATGCACTGATGCTACAACCAGGGCATTATGCTTATTGTATTATGGATCGACAAATGCTGGAGCAATATAAAAAGACTGGGGTTGATATCGTCAACATTGTGTCACCTGGGAATCCGTTTGGTGGCATTGATGATGAAATAGTTCGTGCAGAAAAAGAACATTATGAGGGCATAATTGCAGCTAAGACAATTGAAGAATTAGCCCAAAAATTAGGAATACCAAAGCATAAGTTAGCTGTTACAATTGGCGATTATAATGAAATGTGCGCCGAGCATCAGGATTTACAATTCTTCAAGCCAGCTAAGTATCTCAGACAACTTACAGGAAAAGGCGGCTTCATTGTGGGCAAATTCTATTTATATGCTTATGCAACTTTGGGTGGTATTCGGACTGACGAAAATATGCGTGTGTTTGGTAAAAATGACCAAGTAATTCCCGGATTGTATTGTTCTGGTCAGGATGCTAATACCATTTATGGTGATAGCTATAACTTTACTTTGCCTGGTAATTCAATGGGCTTTGCAATTAATTCTGGTAGAATGGCAGTTGAGGCGATGAGTCAAGAGCAAGGTCTTTAG
- the mmuM gene encoding homocysteine S-methyltransferase, with the protein MDLLTTIHNKGLILDGAMSDELEKQGVPTNNKLWTAAALRDNLQAVYQAHWDYLQAGAQLIITDTYQANIPAFIKAGYTEQEAKELITDAVKIAKKARDDYERKTGKHNFVAASIGSYGAYLANGNEFCGDYNLTSDEYLDFHLPRLKTVITQQPDCLAIETQPKLAEVTALLTWLAKNEPQIPVYVSFTLHDTVRISDGTSLKKVVETVNNYPQVFAVGVNCVKPALVTPAIKTICQFTNQEIVVYPNQGYAYDSFSKTWLKINRTTDFYQSTKEWYEAGAHLIGGCCTTGPEQTREIARAFQEI; encoded by the coding sequence ATGGATTTACTAACAACTATTCACAACAAAGGATTAATTTTAGACGGTGCAATGTCCGATGAACTTGAAAAGCAAGGCGTGCCAACAAATAATAAATTATGGACAGCAGCTGCATTAAGGGACAACCTGCAGGCCGTATATCAAGCACACTGGGACTATCTTCAGGCAGGTGCCCAGCTGATTATTACCGATACCTACCAAGCAAACATTCCAGCCTTCATTAAGGCTGGTTATACTGAACAAGAAGCAAAAGAATTAATCACTGATGCGGTTAAAATCGCTAAAAAAGCACGTGATGATTATGAACGAAAGACTGGCAAACACAACTTTGTCGCTGCTTCTATTGGTTCTTACGGTGCTTATTTAGCAAACGGCAATGAATTTTGCGGTGATTACAACCTCACATCTGACGAATATCTTGACTTTCACTTACCTCGTTTAAAAACAGTCATCACGCAGCAGCCGGACTGTCTTGCAATCGAAACGCAACCTAAACTAGCAGAAGTTACAGCACTTCTAACCTGGCTAGCCAAAAATGAGCCACAAATTCCCGTTTATGTTAGTTTTACACTGCACGATACCGTACGCATTAGCGACGGCACTAGCTTAAAAAAGGTTGTTGAAACTGTAAATAACTATCCACAAGTTTTTGCAGTCGGTGTCAATTGCGTTAAGCCAGCTTTAGTCACACCAGCAATCAAGACAATTTGCCAATTCACTAATCAAGAAATCGTCGTTTATCCTAATCAAGGCTATGCCTATGATTCATTTTCTAAAACTTGGCTAAAAATCAACCGGACAACCGATTTTTATCAAAGCACCAAAGAATGGTACGAGGCAGGAGCTCATTTAATCGGTGGCTGCTGCACGACTGGACCAGAACAAACGCGCGAAATTGCTCGCGCTTTTCAAGAAATTTAG
- a CDS encoding FAD-binding protein yields the protein MTEEQYDVVIVGAGLAGFAAATEAVDNNLKTLLVEKGKTTGGTGNYVEGVFAADSELQKKDNAVIDKKELLEEELNYSHYKGDGRMWERYIDNAGKNVSWLQDHGVKFWMVVNMGTSVRTWHLFEGKGHDAIHNGLEPYAKGKGLAIETLTKVTDVEPNADHTYSVTLTTVEDGATKVVNAKNVVLAAGGYLNDKKLFGSTPHQNPDNVIPVNSGKSTGDGLRLAWNLGAQKYFTGMSMMFGGQFKDDTIPAFKLWGTAMWSSVCDQPQMWVNELGERFVDEAACVVNWANEGNAMNRQRRVFCIFSQKILDDFTDKSYPRSMKPMVPEDRYPTLRDDIEKAEKDGRKFLHKAATIEELAKEIDTPNLPAYVKHYNEMAAKGEDTDFHKPAKYMLPVDGDGPFYSIELGVGAYTTGDGLRVNVNNEVLDTKGRPIEGLYAIGSDGSAVLYGDTYGVNVPGTHAGYCIFSGRNAIKAIAKKN from the coding sequence ATGACAGAAGAACAATACGATGTTGTCATTGTTGGTGCTGGGCTTGCTGGTTTTGCTGCCGCAACTGAAGCTGTTGATAACAACTTGAAGACCTTATTAGTAGAAAAAGGCAAGACAACTGGTGGTACTGGTAACTATGTTGAAGGTGTGTTTGCTGCTGATTCCGAATTGCAGAAGAAGGACAATGCCGTAATTGACAAGAAGGAACTGCTTGAAGAAGAATTAAATTATTCTCACTATAAAGGTGACGGCAGAATGTGGGAACGCTACATTGATAATGCTGGTAAGAATGTTTCTTGGCTGCAAGATCACGGTGTAAAGTTCTGGATGGTTGTCAACATGGGGACTAGTGTTAGAACTTGGCACTTGTTTGAAGGTAAGGGCCATGACGCTATTCATAATGGCTTGGAACCATACGCTAAGGGCAAGGGACTAGCTATTGAAACACTGACTAAAGTTACGGACGTTGAGCCAAACGCCGATCATACTTATTCCGTAACTTTGACAACAGTTGAAGATGGTGCAACTAAGGTTGTTAATGCCAAGAACGTTGTCTTAGCTGCCGGTGGTTACCTGAATGATAAGAAATTATTTGGCAGTACCCCTCACCAAAATCCAGATAACGTAATCCCTGTTAACTCAGGTAAAAGTACAGGTGATGGCCTGCGTCTTGCTTGGAACTTGGGAGCTCAGAAGTACTTCACTGGAATGTCAATGATGTTTGGTGGTCAATTTAAGGATGACACTATTCCAGCATTTAAGCTGTGGGGAACAGCAATGTGGAGTTCAGTTTGTGACCAACCACAAATGTGGGTTAACGAACTTGGCGAGCGTTTTGTTGATGAGGCCGCTTGTGTTGTTAACTGGGCTAATGAAGGTAATGCCATGAACCGGCAAAGACGTGTCTTCTGTATCTTTAGCCAAAAGATTCTGGATGACTTTACCGACAAATCATATCCACGTTCAATGAAGCCAATGGTCCCAGAAGATCGTTACCCAACTTTGCGTGATGACATTGAGAAGGCTGAAAAAGATGGTCGCAAGTTCTTACACAAGGCTGCTACAATTGAAGAATTAGCTAAAGAAATTGATACGCCAAACTTGCCAGCTTACGTTAAGCACTACAATGAGATGGCCGCAAAAGGTGAAGATACTGACTTCCATAAGCCAGCTAAGTACATGTTGCCTGTTGATGGTGATGGTCCATTTTACTCAATTGAATTAGGCGTTGGTGCATACACTACTGGTGATGGCTTACGTGTTAATGTCAATAACGAAGTATTGGATACTAAAGGTCGTCCAATTGAAGGCTTGTACGCAATTGGTAGTGATGGTTCAGCCGTTCTTTATGGTGATACATACGGCGTTAACGTACCTGGTACGCATGCTGGATACTGCATCTTCTCTGGTAGAAATGCAATTAAGGCAATTGCTAAAAAGAATTAA
- a CDS encoding FAD-dependent oxidoreductase, with amino-acid sequence MTKKITTKPGKYTGSGQGKEDVIHLEVEVDENEIKSVTPLDKYQPGSLQANAFDKMAKKIIAHQSPDVDVVSGASETSRGIMTGVKEALTKADVDFTALKENGGQETETSKKTIDVDVVVVGAGAAGSAAALAARQAGVSVALLEKTISPLGAGTFAGGMFAADSQQQKDSDAVVSKKWLYEKYLDASQGYMNSILVRRIIDEAGKTVDWLNDNGAIMKLVDAGTGGSYEHESDPATLHGYQEGGTKAITKLIENFKSIGGQMYFGYAGKELLQDEAGKVTGVVAQSDDGELIVHAKKVVIATGGFGGNPQMRKELLGDVNTEGQVLQNTGDGLNMAWKAGATHEVSGSTHYFWQTFSQKDTGEMMKLVGPAYYSLNCFGSYCNLRVNIRGQRYANETHATLFAVHGAELSEQPKQTEYAIFDQGMLDTIKESGTVAIEDHYGKWKNKRQFYMEFNLPTDTEDGIKREHEKTDFKPLLDKLEATDVVFIGQTIDELAEKMGVDKENLKKSIEQYNNAKKTGEDELFYGDASRFIPVEKGPFYAVKFIARNLGTLGGVTIDEKMHALTPEGGIVPNLYVTGADASGMYGKAYVDFEGGTLGFAYTSGRLAGIDAAQTAKKN; translated from the coding sequence ATGACAAAAAAGATTACTACTAAACCAGGCAAATACACTGGTTCAGGACAAGGAAAAGAAGATGTCATTCATCTAGAAGTTGAAGTTGACGAAAACGAAATTAAATCAGTTACACCTCTTGACAAGTATCAACCTGGTAGTTTACAAGCAAATGCTTTTGATAAGATGGCCAAAAAGATTATTGCTCATCAATCACCAGATGTTGATGTCGTATCTGGTGCTTCAGAAACTTCACGCGGAATTATGACTGGGGTTAAGGAAGCATTGACTAAGGCTGATGTTGACTTTACTGCTTTAAAGGAAAACGGCGGTCAAGAAACTGAAACATCTAAGAAGACAATTGATGTTGATGTTGTTGTAGTTGGTGCTGGTGCAGCTGGTAGTGCTGCAGCATTAGCTGCACGTCAAGCAGGAGTAAGTGTAGCCTTACTTGAAAAGACTATTTCACCACTTGGTGCTGGTACTTTTGCTGGTGGGATGTTTGCTGCTGATAGTCAACAACAAAAAGATTCGGATGCAGTTGTATCCAAGAAATGGTTATATGAGAAATATTTAGATGCTTCACAAGGTTATATGAACTCAATTTTGGTTCGTCGGATTATTGATGAAGCTGGTAAGACTGTTGATTGGCTTAATGATAACGGAGCTATCATGAAGTTAGTTGATGCCGGTACTGGTGGTAGTTATGAACACGAAAGTGATCCAGCAACTTTGCATGGTTACCAAGAAGGTGGTACTAAGGCAATTACCAAGTTAATTGAGAACTTTAAATCAATTGGTGGTCAAATGTACTTTGGCTATGCTGGTAAAGAATTATTGCAAGATGAAGCTGGTAAAGTCACTGGAGTAGTTGCACAAAGCGATGATGGTGAATTAATTGTTCACGCTAAGAAGGTAGTTATTGCTACTGGTGGTTTTGGTGGTAATCCACAAATGCGTAAAGAATTACTTGGCGACGTTAATACTGAAGGTCAAGTTTTGCAAAATACTGGTGATGGTTTAAACATGGCTTGGAAAGCCGGTGCAACTCACGAAGTTTCAGGTTCAACACACTACTTCTGGCAAACCTTTAGCCAAAAAGATACTGGCGAAATGATGAAGCTTGTTGGACCTGCTTATTACTCACTAAATTGTTTCGGTAGTTATTGCAACTTACGTGTTAATATTCGTGGTCAACGTTACGCTAACGAAACTCATGCCACATTATTTGCTGTACATGGTGCTGAACTTTCAGAGCAGCCTAAGCAAACTGAATATGCAATTTTTGACCAGGGAATGCTTGATACAATTAAAGAAAGTGGCACAGTTGCCATTGAAGATCACTATGGTAAATGGAAGAACAAGCGTCAATTCTACATGGAATTTAACTTGCCAACTGATACCGAAGATGGTATTAAACGTGAACATGAAAAGACAGATTTCAAGCCGTTATTAGATAAACTTGAAGCAACTGATGTTGTCTTTATTGGTCAAACAATTGACGAATTAGCTGAAAAGATGGGCGTTGATAAGGAAAACTTAAAGAAGTCTATCGAACAGTACAATAACGCTAAGAAAACCGGTGAAGATGAACTATTTTATGGTGATGCCAGCAGATTTATTCCGGTTGAAAAAGGACCATTTTACGCAGTTAAATTTATTGCTCGTAACTTGGGTACTCTTGGTGGCGTTACTATTGATGAAAAGATGCACGCTTTAACTCCTGAAGGTGGAATTGTTCCAAACTTATATGTAACTGGTGCTGATGCTTCAGGGATGTATGGTAAGGCATATGTTGACTTTGAAGGTGGAACTTTAGGCTTTGCATATACATCTGGTCGATTAGCCGGAATTGATGCAGCACAAACCGCTAAAAAGAATTAA
- a CDS encoding MFS transporter, giving the protein MEEKQLPKLSSYRWVILAIAALMDVVSNYTQFQVSALATQIMPALHITPAQYSSLLMAPMLIAVFLSIPAGSLADRFGAKKVVTVGLVVSVIGAFGRLIAHNFITMMIMLLMFGVYMALLNANTIKIFGIWFKQDTNMAMGVFFASASIGIMLSQITGPMFKSINSAYTFSSVLLLILAVCWVLFVRDTPKGEEVPQAQGQQESSMSYFKVAAKSGKVWLIGICGGCCTAAAMAFSGILPQAFAARGMNGRQAGMFAAIATVGSLCGSLFGPAIVGKLKNAKPFMITTTLLSAVLMGITWYVPLGGVLLVTLIFGGLCGAITGPLLQAMPIQFPEIGPKYAGSAGGLVGTMSLLLSYVVPVIISGIAGHNFALTFILQGTIFGLTVIILAILPDANHAGERK; this is encoded by the coding sequence ATGGAAGAAAAACAATTACCAAAATTGTCGAGTTATCGTTGGGTAATCTTGGCTATTGCTGCACTCATGGATGTTGTCAGCAATTATACACAATTTCAAGTTTCTGCATTAGCTACGCAAATTATGCCAGCATTGCACATTACACCTGCACAATACTCGAGTTTATTAATGGCTCCAATGTTAATTGCCGTGTTTCTTAGTATTCCTGCTGGTTCATTAGCAGATAGATTTGGTGCTAAGAAAGTTGTTACTGTTGGATTAGTTGTGTCAGTTATTGGTGCTTTTGGCCGATTAATTGCTCATAACTTCATTACAATGATGATTATGTTGTTGATGTTTGGTGTTTACATGGCACTTTTAAATGCTAATACGATTAAAATTTTTGGTATTTGGTTCAAGCAAGATACTAACATGGCTATGGGTGTATTTTTTGCTTCAGCAAGTATTGGGATTATGTTATCTCAGATTACTGGACCAATGTTTAAGAGTATTAATTCTGCATATACTTTTTCATCAGTTTTGCTATTAATCCTTGCTGTTTGCTGGGTATTATTTGTTAGGGATACACCTAAGGGAGAAGAAGTACCACAAGCTCAAGGACAACAAGAATCATCAATGAGTTACTTCAAAGTTGCTGCTAAGAGTGGCAAAGTTTGGTTAATTGGTATCTGTGGTGGTTGTTGTACTGCTGCTGCAATGGCATTCTCAGGAATTTTACCACAAGCATTCGCTGCTAGAGGAATGAACGGTCGTCAAGCTGGTATGTTTGCTGCCATTGCTACTGTTGGTAGTTTATGTGGATCATTATTTGGACCAGCTATTGTTGGTAAGCTAAAGAATGCTAAACCATTTATGATTACTACTACATTATTATCTGCTGTTTTAATGGGTATTACTTGGTATGTTCCACTTGGCGGAGTATTATTAGTAACTTTGATTTTTGGTGGGCTATGCGGTGCCATTACTGGTCCATTACTACAAGCTATGCCAATTCAATTCCCAGAAATTGGGCCTAAATATGCTGGTTCTGCCGGTGGACTTGTAGGTACTATGTCATTGCTTTTGTCATATGTTGTTCCAGTTATTATTTCTGGAATTGCAGGACATAACTTTGCATTAACTTTTATTCTTCAAGGTACAATTTTTGGCTTAACAGTTATTATTTTGGCAATTCTTCCAGATGCAAACCATGCTGGTGAGAGAAAATAG
- a CDS encoding FAD-dependent oxidoreductase gives MENSYDVIVAGASNAGAMAAMAAAEKGAKVLLIDKSGSSQFLFRSFFAALDSNAQRRAGIKVDKAKLMNFLTLFYQGNVDERLLWTWANHTDETANWLEDNIMKPHNAVLRVQPDANYETIVNTAFNTELALTTPDNDWAHYGEWMIDKVKELGVTLKYNTKLEELVTDDSGKVTGVITSDRASGAKTEYAATKGVIICTGGYGGNPELMQKWDPLGYKKNVYSDGPRDDGSGILAGLKVGAARDEEPAEIIFDRGAVKVGTKAEEHYLIDFKGQGYFWMGAYPLLKVNLNGERFENESVPYQFDTNAAAKQPGYLEAEIWSEETMDHLAQFHTQGCSRLGFPGIYNTEENKAEIQRRIDDGMVQKADTIEELAEKLHMPKDNLVHSVERYNEMCKKGEDTDLGKEQFRLFPVEHGPYYGVVYGGRLLATLDGLRINTKMQVIDKNGKPIPHLFAAGNCSGGFFWGSYPDRVPGLTCSHAQTFGRLAGQYAAEN, from the coding sequence ATGGAAAATAGTTATGATGTAATTGTTGCCGGTGCCAGCAATGCCGGTGCTATGGCTGCCATGGCTGCTGCCGAAAAAGGCGCTAAGGTATTATTGATTGACAAGTCTGGTAGTTCACAGTTCTTGTTCCGTTCATTCTTTGCCGCATTGGACAGTAATGCTCAAAGAAGAGCAGGAATTAAGGTTGATAAAGCTAAGTTAATGAACTTCTTAACTTTGTTTTATCAAGGCAATGTTGATGAACGCTTGCTTTGGACATGGGCTAACCACACTGATGAAACAGCTAACTGGCTTGAAGATAATATCATGAAGCCACACAACGCTGTTTTACGAGTACAACCTGATGCTAATTATGAAACAATCGTCAATACTGCTTTCAATACAGAATTAGCCTTAACAACTCCAGATAATGACTGGGCTCATTATGGTGAGTGGATGATTGATAAGGTTAAGGAATTAGGTGTAACGCTGAAGTACAATACTAAACTTGAAGAATTAGTAACTGACGACAGCGGTAAAGTTACCGGTGTCATTACTAGCGATCGTGCTTCTGGTGCTAAGACTGAATATGCCGCAACTAAAGGTGTCATTATTTGTACCGGTGGTTACGGTGGTAATCCTGAATTAATGCAAAAGTGGGATCCACTTGGTTACAAGAAGAATGTTTATTCTGATGGCCCACGTGATGATGGTTCAGGTATTTTAGCTGGTTTGAAAGTTGGCGCAGCTCGTGATGAAGAGCCTGCCGAAATCATCTTTGACCGTGGTGCTGTGAAGGTTGGCACTAAGGCTGAAGAGCATTATCTCATCGACTTTAAGGGTCAAGGTTACTTCTGGATGGGTGCTTATCCACTGCTTAAGGTTAACTTGAATGGTGAACGTTTCGAAAACGAAAGTGTACCTTATCAATTTGATACCAATGCCGCTGCTAAGCAACCTGGTTATTTGGAAGCTGAAATTTGGTCAGAAGAAACAATGGATCACTTGGCACAATTCCATACACAAGGTTGTTCACGCTTAGGCTTCCCAGGAATTTATAACACCGAGGAAAATAAAGCTGAAATTCAACGCCGGATTGATGACGGTATGGTTCAAAAGGCTGACACAATCGAAGAATTAGCCGAAAAATTACACATGCCAAAGGATAATTTGGTTCATAGTGTTGAACGCTACAACGAAATGTGCAAGAAGGGTGAAGACACCGATTTGGGTAAGGAACAATTTAGATTGTTTCCAGTTGAGCATGGCCCATACTACGGTGTTGTTTACGGTGGCCGTTTGCTTGCAACACTTGATGGCTTGCGGATTAATACTAAGATGCAAGTTATTGACAAGAACGGCAAACCAATTCCACATTTGTTTGCAGCAGGGAACTGCAGTGGTGGCTTCTTCTGGGGCAGTTACCCAGACAGAGTTCCGGGTCTGACATGCAGTCATGCACAGACATTCGGACGTTTAGCCGGTCAATACGCCGCTGAAAATTAG